The following coding sequences lie in one Oculatellaceae cyanobacterium genomic window:
- the ftsH gene encoding ATP-dependent zinc metalloprotease FtsH, with the protein MPVDTNNKQPLKSPRAKQFGGSLLILATVLLLLNFIVPTFGTPTPQVPYSDFINQVEKGQVTKAIVGSEKIEYALKSEASGNQEQVFVTTPIALDLDLPKILRENNVEFAAPAPSNSGWIGTLLSWVVPPLIFFGIWGWLMNRSGGAGGAALTVGKSKARIYSEGTTGVKFADVAGVEEAKVELLEIIDFLKNAGKYTKLGAKIPKGVLLVGPPGTGKTLLAKAIAGEASVPFFSISGSEFIELFVGVGAARVRDLFEQAKKQAPCIVFIDELDALGKSRGGAGGFVGGNDEREQTLNQLLTEMDGFEGNTGVILVAATNRPEVLDPALRRPGRFDRQVVVDRPDKIGREAILNVHARSVKLAEDVQLDVIGARTPGFAGADLANLVNEAALLAARQNREAVIMADFNEAIERVVAGLEKRSRVLNELEKKIVAYHEVGHALIGALMPGAGKVQKISIVPRGVGALGYTIQMPEEDRFLMVEDEIRGRIATLLGGRSAEEVIFGKVSTGASDDIQKATDLAERAITLYGMSDELGPVAFEKGQQQFLDGYSNPRRPISPKVAEEIDQQVKESIDRAHHIALAILDNNRDLLEETAQKLLQKEVLEGSQLLEQLQQVKAPVELDEWLLTGKIPANIELKQVALCN; encoded by the coding sequence ATGCCTGTTGACACTAATAATAAGCAACCATTGAAATCGCCAAGAGCAAAGCAGTTTGGCGGAAGTTTACTGATTCTAGCAACAGTACTTTTACTGCTAAATTTTATTGTCCCTACTTTTGGTACTCCTACTCCGCAGGTTCCTTATAGTGATTTTATAAATCAAGTAGAAAAAGGTCAGGTTACAAAAGCAATTGTTGGCTCTGAGAAAATTGAATATGCTTTGAAATCTGAGGCAAGTGGAAATCAAGAGCAGGTATTTGTAACTACTCCAATTGCACTAGATTTAGATCTGCCTAAGATTTTGCGGGAAAATAATGTAGAATTTGCTGCACCTGCACCTAGTAACAGTGGCTGGATTGGCACGTTATTAAGTTGGGTTGTACCACCACTGATTTTCTTTGGAATTTGGGGGTGGTTGATGAACCGAAGTGGAGGCGCTGGCGGTGCTGCGCTGACTGTAGGTAAGAGTAAGGCGCGGATTTATTCTGAAGGCACTACAGGCGTTAAGTTTGCTGATGTTGCTGGTGTTGAAGAAGCCAAAGTTGAGTTACTAGAAATTATTGACTTCCTGAAAAATGCTGGTAAGTATACCAAGTTGGGAGCGAAGATTCCTAAAGGTGTGTTGTTGGTAGGGCCTCCAGGGACTGGGAAAACGCTGTTAGCGAAAGCGATCGCAGGTGAAGCTAGTGTTCCTTTCTTCAGTATCTCTGGATCGGAATTTATCGAGTTATTCGTTGGTGTTGGTGCTGCGAGAGTCCGCGATTTATTTGAACAAGCTAAAAAACAAGCTCCTTGTATAGTCTTTATAGACGAGTTAGACGCGCTTGGTAAGTCTCGCGGTGGCGCTGGTGGGTTTGTAGGTGGTAACGATGAACGCGAACAAACTCTCAACCAGTTGTTAACTGAAATGGATGGTTTTGAGGGTAATACTGGTGTAATTCTCGTTGCTGCTACCAACCGCCCAGAAGTACTTGATCCAGCATTACGTCGTCCTGGTCGTTTTGACCGTCAAGTAGTTGTCGATCGCCCTGATAAAATTGGTCGAGAAGCAATTCTGAATGTTCATGCTAGAAGTGTGAAATTAGCTGAAGATGTTCAGTTAGATGTGATTGGTGCTAGAACTCCAGGGTTTGCGGGTGCTGATTTAGCTAACTTGGTAAATGAAGCAGCACTGTTAGCAGCACGTCAAAACCGCGAAGCTGTGATCATGGCAGATTTTAATGAAGCTATTGAGCGAGTTGTTGCTGGTTTAGAGAAGCGATCGCGCGTTTTGAATGAACTTGAGAAAAAGATCGTAGCTTATCATGAAGTTGGTCACGCTTTAATTGGCGCTTTAATGCCTGGGGCTGGTAAAGTACAAAAAATCTCCATCGTGCCTCGTGGTGTTGGTGCTTTAGGCTACACCATTCAAATGCCAGAAGAAGACCGCTTTTTGATGGTAGAAGATGAAATTCGCGGGCGCATTGCTACACTACTAGGTGGACGTTCCGCAGAAGAAGTAATCTTTGGTAAGGTTTCTACTGGTGCGAGTGATGATATCCAAAAAGCTACAGACTTAGCTGAACGTGCAATTACACTTTATGGTATGAGTGATGAACTTGGCCCTGTTGCTTTTGAAAAGGGGCAACAGCAGTTCCTAGATGGTTACTCTAATCCACGCCGTCCAATTAGTCCTAAAGTGGCAGAGGAAATCGATCAGCAAGTTAAGGAAAGTATTGATCGGGCGCATCATATTGCCCTGGCAATTCTAGATAATAATCGAGATTTGCTGGAAGAAACGGCGCAGAAGTTGTTACAAAAAGAAGTTCTTGAAGGTTCGCAATTGTTAGAACAACTTCAGCAAGTTAAAGCACCTGTTGAGTTGGATGAGTGGTTACTGACTGGTAAAATCCCCGCAAACATAGAGTTAAAGCAAGTGGCTTTGTGTAACTAA
- a CDS encoding DUF4476 domain-containing protein translates to MNKTNKAIATALIIGLTGAAMPANAAPELRFSRLDLNISSERCVNQAYQILENQEFDKLRKNTPDRNGYFYAIGYGKFTKVIVDCSRLSGQRTQATIMVAGESNQPEKEVSMLIGIITKALSGDTTQTPDKNNRFLYRNRPMDADTFVSFIKALESSWPHQMQFLSQPLREAYFTSDQVCQVIRIFPFPREQENVAVMFYPRVVDKSNWFVVYDAFTFPSTRDAVMRRINN, encoded by the coding sequence ATGAACAAAACTAATAAAGCGATCGCTACTGCCTTAATCATAGGTTTAACTGGAGCAGCAATGCCAGCGAATGCTGCTCCAGAACTGAGATTTTCGCGTTTAGATCTCAATATTAGTTCGGAAAGGTGTGTTAATCAAGCTTATCAAATCTTAGAGAATCAAGAATTTGATAAGCTAAGAAAAAATACCCCAGATCGCAATGGATATTTTTATGCTATTGGGTATGGAAAATTTACTAAGGTAATTGTAGATTGTAGTCGACTTTCAGGTCAAAGGACACAAGCAACAATTATGGTCGCGGGTGAGAGCAATCAACCGGAAAAAGAAGTATCGATGCTAATTGGTATTATCACTAAAGCTTTAAGTGGTGACACAACTCAAACCCCTGATAAAAACAACCGATTTTTATATAGGAACAGACCTATGGATGCTGACACTTTTGTAAGCTTTATTAAAGCTCTAGAAAGTAGTTGGCCACATCAAATGCAGTTTTTATCTCAACCTCTAAGAGAAGCATATTTCACTTCGGATCAAGTGTGCCAAGTTATCCGCATTTTCCCTTTCCCAAGAGAGCAAGAAAACGTAGCTGTAATGTTTTATCCAAGAGTTGTAGATAAATCAAATTGGTTTGTTGTTTACGATGCTTTCACCTTCCCATCTACTCGTGATGCGGTGATGCGGCGTATTAACAATTAA
- a CDS encoding tryptophan 2,3-dioxygenase family protein: MLNLNKNIETALNELEKRYGNRLAENLESNVYRRELTYDDYLKIETLLSLQQPLTDYHDELIFLVYHQQTELWFKLVIHELERAIKALKASTPDISSSIDAVTRINRYFAIITNSFSVLLEGLSTEEFLIFRKAFGSASGFQSLQFRIIEILAGLQRDVTEKQNQENAKYTETDQPQPQYQDKTEAKFYWECASRNLATNESTLTLLRFKEKHLPYLNFLYSQRESLSLRLNFYQVVSQRMNRKIEIVKLLETLFDEKIEKDLIVLAEELLKMDEAIIKWKQAHLKTVAKHLSQVRRGTGETNWGEYLTKSIAEHRCFLELQLARQNVAAKKCF, encoded by the coding sequence ATGTTAAATCTTAATAAAAATATAGAAACTGCGCTCAATGAACTTGAGAAACGCTATGGTAATCGTTTAGCGGAGAACTTGGAAAGCAATGTTTATAGACGTGAACTCACTTATGATGATTATTTGAAAATAGAAACACTGCTTTCACTCCAACAACCACTAACTGATTACCATGATGAATTAATTTTTTTAGTTTATCATCAACAAACAGAACTCTGGTTTAAGCTAGTTATCCATGAGTTGGAACGTGCAATTAAAGCATTAAAAGCAAGTACGCCTGATATTAGTAGTAGTATTGATGCTGTAACACGAATTAATAGATACTTTGCAATTATAACTAATAGTTTTAGTGTTTTACTAGAAGGTCTTTCTACAGAAGAATTTTTAATATTTCGCAAAGCTTTCGGTTCAGCAAGTGGTTTCCAATCCCTGCAATTTCGGATTATAGAAATTCTTGCTGGTTTACAACGCGATGTTACAGAAAAACAAAACCAAGAAAATGCTAAGTATACAGAAACCGATCAACCTCAACCTCAATATCAAGATAAGACAGAAGCTAAATTTTATTGGGAATGTGCTTCTAGAAATTTAGCAACTAATGAATCCACCTTAACGCTGTTAAGGTTTAAAGAAAAGCATTTACCTTATTTAAATTTTCTTTACTCTCAAAGAGAGTCACTATCTTTGCGGTTAAATTTTTACCAAGTTGTTAGCCAAAGAATGAACCGAAAAATAGAGATAGTGAAATTATTAGAAACCTTGTTCGATGAAAAAATCGAAAAAGATTTAATTGTACTTGCTGAAGAACTACTAAAAATGGATGAGGCAATTATTAAGTGGAAACAAGCACACTTAAAAACTGTTGCTAAACATTTATCGCAAGTGCGGAGAGGAACGGGCGAAACAAATTGGGGGGAATACTTAACAAAATCTATTGCTGAACATCGCTGCTTTCTAGAATTACAGTTAGCTAGGCAAAATGTGGCAGCTAAAAAATGTTTTTAG
- a CDS encoding SH3 domain-containing protein, giving the protein MTRHLNSKLSTLSNPLSNSNSYLLKVRRQRIITQNIAKNLLIIFSLSCISCADPETTSQNVSTPATPTAPQNVSTPAASPKIANQEKCNIYAYVVDEDPQGLNVRSSPNSNSQILGKIPTQETVNAIASSGNWVKITNASGGYQGDGWVYSSLLGIATRGYDTNKVNIYANASNNSQKLGTIPTNTSIKMLGCNGEWAQVEYQGLRGWLAREDQCGAALTTCP; this is encoded by the coding sequence ATGACTCGACATTTGAATAGCAAACTATCAACATTAAGCAACCCTTTGTCAAATTCAAATTCGTACTTACTAAAGGTAAGACGGCAAAGGATTATTACACAAAATATTGCCAAGAATTTATTAATTATATTTTCATTAAGTTGTATTAGCTGCGCTGATCCAGAGACAACTTCTCAAAACGTATCAACTCCCGCTACTCCTACAGCGCCTCAAAATGTATCAACACCAGCAGCTAGTCCAAAAATAGCTAATCAAGAAAAGTGTAATATTTATGCCTATGTGGTTGACGAAGACCCACAAGGCTTAAATGTGCGAAGTAGCCCAAATTCTAATAGTCAAATTTTAGGTAAAATACCCACCCAAGAAACTGTTAATGCGATCGCGTCCTCTGGAAATTGGGTTAAAATTACCAATGCTAGCGGTGGTTATCAAGGAGATGGTTGGGTATATTCCTCTCTTTTAGGTATAGCAACACGCGGTTATGATACTAACAAAGTAAATATTTACGCTAATGCTAGTAATAACAGTCAAAAATTAGGAACAATTCCAACTAATACTAGCATCAAAATGTTAGGTTGTAATGGAGAATGGGCGCAAGTTGAATATCAAGGTTTACGTGGTTGGTTAGCAAGAGAAGATCAATGTGGTGCTGCCCTTACTACTTGCCCATAA
- a CDS encoding UbiD family decarboxylase, with protein sequence MARDLREFIKLLEEKGQLQRINALVDPDMEIAEISNRMLQRGGPALLFENVKGADYPVAVNVMGTVERICWAMNMQQPQELEELGKKLSMLQQPKPPKKISQAVEFGKLLFDVLKAKPGRDFFPACQQVVVEGDALDLTKIPMIRPYSGDAGKIITLGLVITKDCETGTPNVGVYRLQLQSNNTMTVHWLSVRGGARHLRKAAENGKKLEVAIALGVDPLIIMAAATPIPVDLSEWLFAGLYGGSGVQLARCKTVDLEVPADSEFVLEGTITPGEVLPDGPFGDHMGYYGGVEDSPLVRFHCMTHRKDPIYMTTFSGRPPKEEAMIAIALNRIYTPILRQQVSEIVDFFLPMEALSYKAAIISIDKAYPGQARRAALAFWSALPQFTYTKFVIVVDKDINIRDPRQVVWAISSKVDPVRDVFILPNTPFDTLDFASEKIGLGGRMGIDATTKIPPETEHEWGAPLESDPDVAAMVDRRWAEYGLDDLKLGEVDPNLFGYDM encoded by the coding sequence ATGGCTAGAGATTTGCGGGAATTTATCAAACTGCTGGAAGAAAAGGGACAATTGCAGCGAATTAACGCTTTAGTTGATCCAGATATGGAAATTGCGGAAATTTCTAACCGAATGTTACAACGCGGTGGCCCGGCATTACTATTTGAAAATGTTAAAGGTGCAGATTATCCGGTAGCTGTGAATGTGATGGGGACAGTGGAACGGATATGCTGGGCGATGAATATGCAGCAACCGCAGGAGTTAGAGGAATTAGGTAAGAAGTTATCCATGCTGCAACAACCAAAACCACCAAAAAAGATTTCACAGGCGGTGGAGTTTGGAAAGCTGCTATTTGATGTATTGAAGGCAAAACCAGGGCGCGATTTTTTCCCAGCTTGTCAGCAAGTAGTTGTTGAAGGTGATGCACTAGATTTAACTAAAATTCCGATGATTCGCCCATATTCGGGTGATGCTGGCAAGATTATCACATTAGGGCTAGTAATTACCAAGGATTGTGAGACGGGTACGCCGAATGTAGGGGTGTATCGCTTGCAGTTGCAATCAAATAATACGATGACGGTACATTGGTTATCTGTGCGGGGTGGTGCGAGGCATTTACGGAAGGCGGCGGAGAACGGGAAGAAGTTAGAAGTTGCGATCGCACTCGGCGTAGATCCTCTGATTATAATGGCAGCAGCCACACCCATTCCTGTAGATTTATCTGAATGGTTGTTTGCGGGATTATATGGCGGTTCTGGGGTACAGTTGGCGAGGTGTAAAACCGTAGATTTAGAAGTCCCCGCAGATTCAGAATTTGTCTTAGAAGGTACGATCACACCTGGAGAAGTATTACCAGATGGGCCATTTGGCGATCACATGGGATATTACGGTGGGGTAGAAGATTCGCCTTTGGTGCGCTTCCACTGCATGACACACCGCAAAGATCCGATTTATATGACTACATTTAGCGGTCGTCCACCGAAAGAAGAAGCGATGATTGCGATCGCACTTAATCGCATTTACACCCCAATTTTACGGCAACAAGTATCAGAAATTGTAGACTTTTTCTTACCAATGGAGGCGCTGAGTTATAAAGCAGCAATTATATCCATTGATAAAGCATATCCAGGGCAAGCAAGACGGGCAGCATTAGCATTTTGGAGTGCATTACCACAGTTTACTTATACTAAATTTGTGATTGTGGTAGATAAGGATATAAATATCCGAGATCCGCGTCAAGTAGTATGGGCAATTAGTTCTAAAGTTGACCCAGTTCGAGATGTTTTTATTTTACCAAATACCCCTTTTGATACTTTAGATTTTGCTAGTGAAAAAATTGGTTTAGGCGGTAGAATGGGAATTGATGCAACTACAAAAATTCCGCCTGAAACGGAACATGAATGGGGCGCACCTTTAGAATCTGATCCTGATGTTGCAGCAATGGTTGATCGGCGTTGGGCTGAGTATGGTTTGGATGATTTAAAGTTAGGAGAAGTTGACCCAAATTTGTTTGGGTATGATATGTAG
- a CDS encoding NYN domain-containing protein gives MENIKIDANSEKFLSSICQYKLQVKIAFANWRSTSLSKHDTELYERGYQLIHVPGGKDSADAKMLVVGSSIFMHYPNIKEVFICSDDLILTHLCNQLQNQGLTVYWVRRKDKVLQVDNRNTGKIKHYSLTVDAEIPSFDNFVKKLDSLLQTEQKAINERIVNLSKITTLFQEKCHITLIEKQAKAAQVALTPQSLFTSAEDKKFSSPSTNNSGVEVLPVPNNENINFNSVVVFNYLITKLIKFLGKKLKREFISVNELKREFQIQYKQSPDLIVKQIDNDSSSLIKFFKARSHVFKINLVKSDYQVALAQPNLTDLHSPSDLEQMLINLLQKLQVNPLHNLITIETLESEVYQHYGVTITAIMKYLNLEDSLIEFLKSCKGFQIEKSETSYQVGLA, from the coding sequence ATTGAGAATATTAAGATTGACGCTAACTCTGAAAAGTTTTTATCCAGCATTTGTCAATACAAGTTACAAGTTAAAATCGCTTTTGCAAATTGGAGAAGTACATCACTTTCTAAACATGATACTGAACTTTATGAACGCGGCTATCAATTAATTCATGTTCCAGGTGGTAAGGATAGTGCTGATGCCAAAATGCTGGTAGTAGGCTCTTCCATTTTTATGCACTATCCCAACATCAAGGAAGTATTTATTTGTTCTGATGATTTGATTCTAACTCACCTTTGCAACCAGCTACAAAACCAAGGACTAACTGTTTATTGGGTGCGAAGAAAAGACAAAGTTCTTCAAGTTGATAACCGGAATACTGGTAAAATTAAGCACTATTCTCTAACAGTTGATGCTGAAATTCCATCTTTTGATAACTTTGTGAAAAAACTTGATAGCTTGCTGCAAACAGAACAAAAAGCAATTAATGAGCGCATAGTTAATCTCTCAAAGATTACTACCCTTTTTCAAGAAAAATGCCACATCACTCTTATAGAGAAGCAAGCAAAGGCGGCTCAGGTTGCATTAACACCACAATCATTATTTACTTCTGCTGAAGATAAAAAGTTTTCATCCCCTAGCACTAATAATAGTGGGGTAGAAGTTTTACCTGTTCCCAATAATGAAAATATAAATTTTAATTCTGTTGTAGTATTTAATTATTTAATTACTAAGCTGATCAAATTTCTGGGCAAAAAATTGAAACGGGAATTTATATCTGTAAATGAGCTTAAAAGAGAATTTCAAATTCAATACAAACAATCTCCTGATTTAATTGTCAAACAAATAGATAATGATTCTTCTAGCTTGATAAAGTTTTTTAAAGCCCGCTCTCATGTGTTTAAAATAAATTTAGTGAAGAGTGATTATCAGGTAGCGTTGGCTCAACCTAACTTAACTGATCTGCACTCACCGTCAGATTTGGAGCAAATGCTAATCAATCTTCTTCAGAAATTACAAGTTAATCCTTTACACAATTTAATTACTATAGAAACTTTAGAAAGTGAAGTTTATCAGCACTATGGTGTAACTATTACCGCTATAATGAAGTATTTAAATTTGGAAGACAGCTTGATTGAATTTCTGAAATCGTGTAAAGGTTTCCAGATCGAAAAATCAGAAACATCCTATCAAGTCGGGTTAGCATAG
- a CDS encoding DUF1361 domain-containing protein, producing MTDQLSTIAARALHLWHNNLFWMAWNLFLALVPLGMSFWLFHRPRSLWLRVVIGIMLGATFVYGFPRKSNYVDNLIKMLNSLSTTYLAFDAIYLIVVATLILLLMVLDFKLLHGRGSRSIAWWLGFAVFILFLPNAPYVLTDIIHLIDDIRRFSSVWLITLAIIPEYLLFMIVGFESYVLSLIYLGDYLKRHGWGKYLLSVELIVHGLSAIGVYLGRFQRLNSWHIISQPDELFRSVTNDLVGKFPLVVMAVTFVVIAGLYWIMKQVTLGIMLKSSQRSAFSGQHSTETTDNL from the coding sequence ATGACAGATCAACTAAGTACCATCGCTGCCCGTGCTTTACATCTGTGGCACAACAACCTATTTTGGATGGCTTGGAATCTATTTTTGGCATTAGTACCACTAGGGATGAGTTTTTGGCTATTCCACCGCCCTCGTTCGCTTTGGTTGCGCGTGGTAATAGGAATAATGCTGGGTGCTACGTTTGTCTATGGTTTTCCACGCAAGAGCAACTATGTGGATAATTTAATTAAAATGCTAAATAGTTTATCCACAACTTATTTAGCATTCGATGCAATCTACTTAATTGTGGTAGCTACCCTCATACTACTTTTGATGGTGTTAGACTTCAAGCTATTGCATGGGCGGGGATCTCGTTCAATTGCTTGGTGGTTAGGATTTGCAGTTTTTATTTTGTTTTTGCCGAATGCACCTTATGTTTTAACAGACATCATCCACCTAATTGATGATATTCGTAGGTTCTCTTCAGTGTGGCTAATCACCCTGGCAATAATTCCCGAATATTTATTGTTTATGATAGTGGGGTTTGAGTCCTATGTTTTGTCTTTAATTTATTTAGGTGACTACTTAAAACGACACGGCTGGGGCAAATATCTCCTGTCGGTTGAGTTAATTGTGCATGGTTTAAGTGCCATTGGAGTTTATCTGGGAAGATTTCAGAGGCTGAATAGCTGGCATATCATCAGTCAACCTGACGAACTTTTCAGAAGTGTAACGAATGATTTAGTCGGCAAATTTCCCCTAGTAGTGATGGCAGTTACGTTTGTGGTAATTGCTGGTCTTTACTGGATTATGAAGCAAGTAACTTTAGGAATTATGCTCAAAAGCAGTCAGCGTTCAGCATTTAGCGGTCAGCACTCAACAGAAACAACTGACAACTTATAG